In the Artemia franciscana chromosome 1, ASM3288406v1, whole genome shotgun sequence genome, one interval contains:
- the LOC136027314 gene encoding CLOCK-interacting pacemaker-like isoform X2, giving the protein MELSEKKIWRFSLWEIDMSDQSQSSSSRETHFNSGNREHNRRQRFLRTADILKKSGLLEITTKTRDLIIKNNKLKEEISKVQVEVEDLFLEILNNPENRQYKELYESLQANGQVSIESITSADNTEILELQNS; this is encoded by the coding sequence GAAAATATGGCGTTTTTCACTTTGGGAAATTGACATGTCTGATCAAAGCCAGTCATCAAGCAGTAGAGAAACACATTTCAACAGTGGTAACAGGGAGCACAACAGACGGCAACGGTTTTTAAGGACAGCAgacattttaaagaaaagtggCCTTCTCGAAATTACAACAAAGACAAGAGATCTCATtatcaaaaataacaaattgaAAGAAGAAATTAGTAAAGTTCAAGTTGAAGTTGAAGATCTTTTCTTAGAGATACTGAATAACCCAGAAAATAGGCAATATAAAGAATTATACGAGTCTTTGCAAGCAAACGGGCAAGTTAGCATAGAGTCAATCACGTCAGCTGATAACACTGAGATTCTTGAACTTCAAAATTCATGA